One Micromonospora sp. WMMD1120 genomic region harbors:
- a CDS encoding PH domain-containing protein — protein MSDGPAEPSTVPPAGPVPAGAVPPAGPVPAGAAPPAGPVPAGAAPPAGPPGYGPRQPGAPDAWPTPPGDGDREPRQRLHPLSPALHGAKSLVVVIAGLSWSTLSRVGFGWFAAMVAVLALGATVLSVVSWYNTGYHVVGRELRVYEGLLWRRTRAIPLERLQAVEVVRPLLAQLTGLAELRLEVVGGGKTEAPLAYLGVADATALRERLLVLAGRVTQTPTPDHEVPPGTATTPTAPPGRALHTVRNRTLLISQLLTPQAFLLPFGVAFVVAQFLSEGSWSFVAVASTLTAMAGVLLQPIRRVLDDWNFRLARSGGTLRVHNGLLETRAQTVPLERVQTVRATWPLLWRVNGWLRLRLEVAGYSVAEADERNSPDRLLPVGDLPTATMIVAEVLPGVRLDALTLSPPPPRTRWLHPLGRSAFGAGLFEQVFATRSGRLTRQLVIVPYARIQSVRVVQGPIQRRLGLASVHADTAGGSGATAQDRDLAEAWALAAELTTRAHQAQTPNPR, from the coding sequence ATGAGCGACGGACCCGCCGAGCCGAGCACCGTCCCACCCGCCGGGCCGGTGCCAGCGGGGGCCGTGCCACCCGCCGGTCCGGTGCCAGCAGGGGCCGCGCCACCCGCCGGTCCGGTGCCAGCAGGGGCCGCGCCACCCGCCGGTCCGCCGGGGTACGGGCCGAGGCAGCCGGGGGCGCCCGACGCGTGGCCGACACCGCCCGGTGACGGTGACCGGGAGCCCCGGCAGCGACTGCACCCGCTCAGCCCGGCCCTGCACGGGGCGAAGTCGCTCGTCGTGGTGATCGCCGGCCTGTCCTGGTCCACGCTGTCCCGGGTCGGCTTCGGCTGGTTCGCCGCCATGGTGGCGGTGCTGGCGCTCGGCGCGACGGTGCTGTCGGTGGTCAGCTGGTACAACACCGGCTACCACGTGGTGGGCCGGGAGCTGCGGGTCTACGAGGGGCTGCTCTGGCGGCGTACCCGGGCGATCCCGTTGGAACGGCTCCAGGCCGTCGAGGTGGTCCGACCGCTGCTCGCCCAGCTCACCGGCCTGGCCGAACTGCGGCTGGAGGTGGTCGGCGGAGGCAAGACCGAGGCGCCGCTGGCGTACCTCGGGGTGGCCGACGCGACAGCGCTGCGCGAGCGGCTGCTGGTCCTCGCCGGGCGGGTGACGCAGACGCCCACGCCCGACCATGAGGTGCCCCCCGGAACGGCGACGACGCCGACGGCCCCACCGGGCCGCGCACTGCACACGGTCCGCAACCGGACCCTCCTGATCAGCCAACTCCTCACGCCGCAGGCGTTCCTGCTCCCGTTCGGTGTGGCCTTCGTCGTGGCGCAGTTCCTCAGCGAGGGATCGTGGTCCTTCGTCGCGGTGGCGAGCACGCTGACGGCGATGGCCGGGGTGCTGCTGCAACCGATCCGTCGGGTCCTCGACGACTGGAACTTCCGGCTGGCCCGCAGCGGCGGCACGCTACGGGTGCACAACGGCCTGCTGGAGACGCGGGCGCAGACCGTGCCGCTGGAGCGGGTGCAGACCGTACGGGCCACCTGGCCGTTGCTGTGGCGGGTGAACGGCTGGTTGCGGCTGCGCCTGGAGGTCGCCGGGTACTCCGTGGCCGAGGCCGACGAGCGCAACAGCCCCGACCGGCTCCTGCCGGTCGGTGACCTGCCGACGGCGACGATGATCGTCGCCGAGGTGCTTCCGGGGGTACGCCTCGACGCGCTCACCCTGAGCCCACCACCACCCCGGACCCGCTGGCTGCACCCGCTGGGCCGCAGCGCGTTCGGCGCCGGCCTGTTCGAGCAGGTGTTCGCCACCCGCTCCGGTCGGCTCACCCGGCAGTTGGTGATCGTGCCGTACGCCCGCATCCAGAGCGTGCGCGTGGTGCAGGGGCCGATCCAGCGCCGGCTGGGGCTGGCTTCGGTACACGCGGACACCGCCGGTGGCTCCGGCGCCACCGCCCAGGACCGCGACCTGGCCGAGGCCTGGGCCCTGGCCGCCGAGTTGACCACCCGCGCCCATCAAGCCCAAACCCCCAACCCCCGCTAA
- a CDS encoding phosphatase PAP2 family protein, which produces MAVVTDPQPPARTDPPASPDGGRRRVVAMTVWAVAFVAAWLAIGLPTDPAYAFVWIWAATIAWNSDRPWRSHLLFARDWVPVVLLFVVYNLSRGFADNGATPHAMELIVADRFMFGWATGGEVPTVWLQEHLYHPQVQWWDVLASWVYFSHFVVTLAAAAVLWLRNRHRWAAYMRRWGFLCAAGLVTYFLYPAAPPWWAAQNGLLTEVARISTRGWKAFGMHGAGNVLNAGQIASNPVAAMPSLHTAWALFVVVFFLTATRRRWWPLLLAYPLAMTFTLVYSGEHYVIDVLVGWAYVGMTFLVVGLAERGWAAWKARRATPPEVAPHSTTEVTPGSTADVDTAPTGSQPSPRQPTPDTPTVRADR; this is translated from the coding sequence ATGGCCGTCGTGACTGACCCCCAGCCCCCCGCCCGGACCGACCCGCCCGCGTCCCCGGACGGGGGTCGTCGGCGTGTCGTCGCGATGACCGTGTGGGCCGTCGCCTTCGTCGCCGCGTGGCTCGCCATCGGGCTGCCCACCGACCCGGCGTACGCCTTCGTCTGGATCTGGGCGGCGACCATCGCCTGGAACAGCGACCGGCCGTGGCGCAGTCACCTGCTCTTCGCCCGGGACTGGGTGCCGGTGGTGCTGCTGTTCGTCGTCTACAACCTCTCGCGCGGGTTCGCCGACAACGGGGCCACCCCGCACGCCATGGAGTTGATCGTCGCCGACCGGTTCATGTTCGGCTGGGCCACCGGCGGAGAGGTGCCCACCGTCTGGTTGCAGGAGCACCTCTACCACCCGCAGGTGCAGTGGTGGGACGTGCTGGCGAGCTGGGTGTACTTCTCCCACTTCGTGGTGACGCTGGCCGCCGCCGCGGTGCTCTGGCTGCGCAACCGTCACCGCTGGGCCGCGTACATGCGGCGGTGGGGTTTCCTCTGCGCGGCCGGCCTGGTCACCTACTTCCTCTACCCGGCCGCCCCGCCCTGGTGGGCGGCGCAGAACGGTCTGCTCACCGAGGTCGCCCGGATCTCGACCCGGGGCTGGAAGGCGTTCGGCATGCACGGCGCCGGCAACGTCCTCAACGCCGGGCAGATCGCCTCCAACCCGGTCGCCGCGATGCCGTCCCTGCACACCGCGTGGGCGCTGTTCGTGGTGGTGTTCTTCCTGACCGCCACCCGTCGCCGCTGGTGGCCGCTGCTGCTCGCGTACCCCCTGGCGATGACCTTCACGCTCGTCTACTCGGGCGAGCACTACGTGATCGACGTGCTGGTCGGCTGGGCGTACGTGGGGATGACCTTCCTGGTGGTCGGCCTGGCCGAGCGCGGCTGGGCGGCCTGGAAGGCCCGCCGCGCCACCCCGCCCGAGGTAGCCCCGCACTCGACAACCGAGGTCACCCCGGGTTCGACAGCTGACGTGGACACGGCACCCACCGGCAGTCAGCCGTCACCGCGGCAGCCCACCCCGGACACGCCAACGGTCCGCGCCGACCGCTGA